The Hydrogenophaga crocea genome contains a region encoding:
- a CDS encoding LysR substrate-binding domain-containing protein → MHEPIDLGTLRVVIAAADHGSISAASERLQLAVAAASSRITALEESLGFRIFERSSRGVQLTPAGQMLVQRSRALLTDADRLALHLRGYSEGLQGQVRVLANTSALLEVLPQRLQRFMDSHPLIRVDLEERGSPEIPLALLEGRADFGVVDLPVPPAGLGFTPFFRDTLVLLTPRGHRLAGRRKLRLAEALDEPFITLSDGTALSNRLVASAADAGRPLNVRMRMRGFDAVCRMVAAGLGVGVLPLEAVAPQLAHLPLAAVPLADPWAKRTHHIATRTDAPLAPAAATLIRALTR, encoded by the coding sequence ATGCACGAGCCCATCGACCTCGGCACGCTGCGCGTGGTGATCGCCGCGGCCGACCACGGCTCGATCAGTGCGGCCAGCGAGCGCCTGCAGCTCGCGGTGGCCGCAGCCAGTTCGCGCATCACCGCGCTCGAAGAATCGCTGGGCTTTCGCATCTTCGAGCGCTCCTCGCGCGGCGTGCAGCTCACGCCCGCGGGCCAGATGCTGGTGCAGCGCAGCCGCGCCCTGCTCACCGACGCCGACCGCCTGGCCCTGCACCTGCGCGGCTACAGCGAAGGCCTGCAGGGTCAGGTGCGCGTGCTCGCCAACACCTCGGCGCTGCTCGAGGTGCTGCCGCAGCGCCTGCAGCGCTTCATGGACTCGCACCCGCTGATCCGCGTCGACCTCGAAGAGCGCGGCAGCCCCGAGATCCCGCTCGCGCTGCTCGAAGGCCGGGCCGACTTCGGCGTGGTCGACCTGCCGGTGCCGCCCGCGGGCCTGGGCTTCACGCCCTTTTTCCGCGACACCCTGGTCCTGCTCACGCCGCGCGGCCACCGGCTGGCCGGCCGGCGCAAGCTGCGCCTGGCCGAGGCGCTCGACGAGCCCTTCATCACGCTCAGCGACGGCACCGCGTTGTCGAACCGGCTCGTGGCCTCGGCGGCCGACGCCGGGCGCCCGCTCAACGTGCGCATGCGCATGCGCGGCTTCGACGCCGTCTGCCGCATGGTGGCCGCGGGCCTGGGCGTGGGCGTGCTGCCGCTCGAAGCGGTGGCGCCGCAGCTCGCGCACCTGCCGCTGGCCGCGGTGCCGCTGGCCGACCCCTGGGCGAAGCGCACGCACCACATCGCCACGCGCACCGACGCGCCGCTGGCGCCGGCCGCGGCCACGCTGATCCGCGCCCTCACGCGCTGA
- a CDS encoding mandelate racemase/muconate lactonizing enzyme family protein, which translates to MKIAHVRATPLNLPVTVNAARGTKNTSLSVCLVSIETDTGLVGTGMTAITEEEVIGSIVNDIAAHHLVGMDPMRHEQIWDRLYWLLTPRGQSGYASHAIAAIDLALWDIKGQALGQPCWRLLGGARAEVPVYATFGFAFFERDELAAAAQDWVARGFTRLKMTVGHHALQRRDEPRPLDQVIAEDVQRIRAVREAVGPDVQLYIDANCSLDYFHAHALAKKVEPYDIAFFEEPVSHNDIPNLAKLRAKTGIPLAAGQNEGLASRFRDLLVAQAVDVVQPNACISGGFTQCTRIAGMAAAFNTRFANGGAWPHHNMHLHAGLANGSLVEYHSVAVQCCELVFDDLPKPERGVLRLPEAPGLGFRPNPERLAEYARRPLSRGAGKA; encoded by the coding sequence ATGAAGATCGCCCACGTGCGGGCCACGCCGCTGAACCTGCCCGTTACCGTGAACGCGGCGCGCGGCACCAAGAACACCAGCCTCTCCGTCTGCCTGGTCAGCATCGAGACCGACACCGGCCTGGTCGGCACCGGCATGACCGCCATCACCGAAGAAGAGGTGATCGGCAGCATCGTCAACGACATCGCGGCCCACCACCTGGTCGGCATGGACCCGATGCGCCACGAGCAGATCTGGGACCGCCTGTACTGGCTGCTCACGCCGCGCGGCCAGTCGGGCTACGCGAGCCACGCGATCGCGGCCATCGACCTCGCGCTCTGGGACATCAAGGGCCAGGCCCTGGGCCAGCCCTGCTGGCGGCTGCTGGGCGGCGCGCGCGCCGAGGTGCCGGTCTACGCCACCTTCGGCTTCGCCTTCTTCGAGCGCGACGAACTCGCCGCGGCCGCCCAGGACTGGGTGGCGCGCGGCTTCACGCGCCTGAAGATGACCGTGGGCCACCACGCGCTGCAGCGGCGCGACGAGCCGCGCCCGCTCGATCAGGTGATCGCCGAGGACGTGCAGCGCATCCGCGCGGTGCGCGAGGCCGTGGGCCCCGACGTGCAGCTCTACATCGACGCCAACTGCAGCCTCGACTACTTCCACGCCCACGCGCTGGCGAAGAAGGTCGAGCCCTACGACATCGCCTTCTTCGAAGAGCCCGTGTCGCACAACGACATCCCCAACCTCGCCAAGCTGCGCGCCAAGACCGGCATTCCCCTGGCCGCGGGCCAGAACGAGGGCCTCGCCTCGCGCTTTCGCGATCTGCTCGTGGCGCAGGCGGTCGACGTGGTGCAGCCCAACGCCTGCATCAGCGGCGGCTTCACGCAGTGCACGCGCATCGCGGGCATGGCCGCGGCCTTCAACACGCGATTCGCCAACGGCGGCGCCTGGCCGCACCACAACATGCACCTGCACGCGGGCCTGGCCAACGGCTCGCTGGTCGAGTACCACTCGGTGGCGGTGCAGTGCTGCGAGCTGGTGTTCGACGACCTGCCCAAGCCCGAGCGCGGCGTGCTGCGCCTGCCCGAGGCACCGGGCCTGGGCTTCAGGCCCAACCCCGAGCGGCTGGCCGAGTACGCGCGCCGGCCGCTCTCGCGCGGCGCCGGCAAGGCCTGA
- a CDS encoding Bug family tripartite tricarboxylate transporter substrate binding protein: MNQPPTPSTGPQRRALMTGLLAALATAGLAGPAQAQAWPARPIRLVVGYSAGGGVDAMARLLAPRLSELLGQQVVVENRTGAAGLIAGDTVARAAPDGYTLMLGDSSLLIAQHLQPRMSFDPLKAFTPVASVFTLPLIIVTSNDFPAKTPAEFVKLLKEQPGRYSFATSGVGTVHHLGFEMLKGQTRSFVVHIPYRGAAQIVPDVMSGQVPIGVVSAASAIAQARAGKLRALALMNPVKLAGAEDVPALSDALPGFSAVPRLYVLAPTGTPAPIVERLSDAIRQVMAAPDIAQVAAQQGAVPAYLAAGPMAAELPRESAAWGKVIREQKISNQ; this comes from the coding sequence ATGAACCAGCCCCCCACCCCATCGACGGGCCCGCAGCGCCGCGCGCTGATGACCGGCCTGCTCGCCGCCCTGGCCACCGCCGGCCTGGCCGGCCCGGCGCAGGCCCAGGCCTGGCCGGCGCGCCCGATCCGCCTCGTCGTGGGCTACTCGGCCGGGGGCGGTGTGGACGCCATGGCGCGCCTGCTCGCGCCGCGCCTGTCCGAGCTGCTGGGCCAGCAGGTGGTGGTCGAGAACCGCACCGGCGCGGCCGGCCTGATCGCGGGCGACACGGTGGCGCGCGCCGCGCCCGACGGCTACACCCTGATGCTCGGCGACAGCTCGCTGCTGATCGCCCAGCACCTGCAGCCGCGCATGAGCTTCGACCCGCTCAAGGCCTTCACGCCCGTGGCCAGCGTGTTCACGCTGCCGCTGATCATCGTCACCAGCAACGATTTCCCCGCGAAGACGCCCGCCGAATTCGTGAAGCTGCTCAAGGAGCAGCCGGGCCGCTACTCGTTCGCCACCTCGGGCGTGGGCACGGTGCACCACCTGGGCTTCGAGATGCTCAAGGGCCAGACGCGCTCCTTCGTGGTCCACATCCCCTACCGCGGCGCGGCGCAGATCGTGCCCGACGTGATGAGCGGCCAGGTGCCGATCGGCGTGGTGAGCGCGGCCTCGGCCATCGCGCAGGCGCGCGCCGGCAAGCTGCGAGCGCTCGCGCTCATGAACCCGGTCAAGCTCGCGGGCGCCGAGGACGTGCCCGCGCTGTCCGACGCCCTGCCCGGCTTCTCGGCCGTGCCACGCCTGTACGTGCTCGCGCCCACGGGCACGCCCGCGCCCATCGTCGAGCGCCTGAGCGACGCGATCCGGCAGGTGATGGCCGCGCCCGACATCGCGCAGGTGGCGGCGCAGCAGGGTGCGGTGCCGGCCTACCTGGCCGCGGGCCCGATGGCGGCCGAGCTGCCGCGCGAGTCGGCCGCCTGGGGCAAGGTGATCCGCGAGCAGAAGATCTCGAACCAGTGA
- a CDS encoding DUF4124 domain-containing protein — translation MHTRSLAPLLFALALLGAGAPANAADAPPAGAPDIWRWTDRFGHLHYTPKIDIPPERRAFAEPASAPLPPGTTACDAAWNRYRANQACFDAFRVVGGGLKPDAFRYCQELPQPQPCR, via the coding sequence ATGCACACCCGATCCCTGGCTCCCCTGTTGTTCGCGCTGGCCCTGCTGGGCGCAGGTGCGCCCGCGAACGCGGCCGATGCGCCGCCCGCGGGCGCGCCCGACATCTGGCGCTGGACCGACCGCTTCGGCCATCTGCACTACACGCCGAAGATCGACATCCCGCCCGAGCGCCGCGCCTTTGCCGAGCCGGCCTCCGCCCCGCTGCCGCCCGGCACCACCGCCTGCGACGCGGCCTGGAACCGCTACCGCGCAAACCAGGCCTGCTTCGACGCCTTCCGCGTGGTGGGCGGCGGCCTCAAGCCCGACGCCTTCCGTTACTGCCAGGAACTGCCGCAGCCCCAGCCCTGCCGCTGA
- a CDS encoding hemerythrin domain-containing protein: MHPTHPHLPEGMRTGDERMDSTHDGFMDLMQTLRDTPPTERLPAYDALVRHTEAHFAQEEQWMAELGLPPQNCHAGQHANVLETLHEVGKRARQGDLGLIERMLDALDEWFALHVVAMDSALADALRAHAAAQSEAARARSSVLSTLP, translated from the coding sequence ATGCACCCCACCCACCCCCACCTGCCCGAGGGCATGCGTACCGGCGACGAGCGCATGGACAGCACGCACGACGGCTTCATGGACCTGATGCAGACGCTGCGCGACACGCCGCCCACCGAGCGACTGCCCGCCTACGACGCGCTGGTGCGCCACACCGAAGCGCACTTCGCGCAGGAGGAGCAGTGGATGGCCGAGCTCGGCCTGCCCCCGCAGAACTGCCACGCCGGCCAGCACGCCAACGTGCTCGAGACCCTGCACGAGGTGGGCAAGCGCGCGCGCCAGGGCGACCTGGGCCTGATCGAGCGCATGCTCGACGCGCTCGACGAGTGGTTTGCGCTGCACGTGGTGGCCATGGACAGCGCGCTCGCCGACGCACTGCGCGCGCACGCGGCCGCTCAGTCCGAGGCGGCGCGTGCGCGCAGTTCGGTCTTGAGCACCTTGCCGTAG
- a CDS encoding AMP-binding protein, whose product MNLAHLLARDALRAPDRPTLFDGSRCSASAAQWAARAARLAAALRARGVQPGERVLLFMRNHPRYLELLFGAWWAGAVVVPVNAKLHPAEVRWIADNAQASIAFVTRDVWPAGEDLPGVPVIDAESAEATALLEDGEGAPIVERAPEDTAWLFYTSGTTGRPKGVMITHRNLMTMGLTYFNDVDPIAAHDVIAYAAPMSHGAGIYAIPHLMAGARHAVPASGGFDAAELHALGLALGPLSLFAAPTIVKRIVDHAEAQGLSVSDCARAYKTIVYGGAPMYAADIQRALRVMGPRFVQIYGQGETPMTGTALSRAVLADAAHPRHAERIASVGVAQTPVRVRVAGPDGEPLPPGEIGEVLVQGDTVMAGYWRNPEATAAALRGGWLWTGDLGALDADGFLTLKDRSKDLIISGGSNIYPREVEEVLLTAPGVAEVAVVGAPDAEWGESVVAFVVPQASAAVGAAVDAAALDAHCLAHIARFKRPKRYVFLPALPKNHYGKVLKTELRARAASD is encoded by the coding sequence ATGAACCTGGCCCACCTGCTGGCGCGCGACGCGCTGCGCGCGCCCGATCGGCCCACCCTGTTCGACGGCAGCCGCTGCAGCGCCAGCGCGGCGCAATGGGCGGCGCGCGCGGCCCGCCTGGCGGCGGCCTTGCGCGCACGCGGCGTGCAGCCGGGCGAGCGCGTGCTGCTGTTCATGCGCAACCACCCGCGCTACCTCGAACTGCTGTTCGGCGCCTGGTGGGCCGGTGCGGTGGTGGTGCCGGTGAACGCCAAGCTGCACCCGGCCGAGGTGCGCTGGATCGCCGACAACGCCCAGGCCTCGATCGCCTTCGTGACGCGCGACGTCTGGCCCGCGGGCGAAGACCTGCCCGGCGTGCCCGTGATCGACGCCGAATCGGCCGAGGCCACGGCGCTGCTGGAGGACGGCGAGGGCGCGCCCATCGTGGAGCGCGCGCCCGAGGACACGGCCTGGCTGTTCTACACCAGCGGCACCACCGGCCGGCCCAAGGGCGTGATGATCACGCACCGCAACCTCATGACCATGGGGCTGACCTACTTCAACGACGTCGACCCCATCGCCGCGCACGACGTGATCGCCTATGCCGCGCCCATGTCGCACGGCGCAGGCATCTACGCCATTCCCCACCTGATGGCGGGCGCCCGCCACGCGGTGCCGGCCTCGGGCGGCTTCGATGCCGCCGAGCTGCACGCGCTGGGCCTCGCGCTCGGGCCGCTGTCGCTGTTCGCCGCGCCCACCATCGTCAAGCGCATCGTGGATCACGCCGAGGCGCAGGGCCTGTCGGTGAGCGACTGCGCGCGTGCCTACAAGACCATCGTTTACGGCGGCGCGCCCATGTACGCGGCCGACATCCAGCGCGCGCTGCGCGTGATGGGTCCGCGCTTCGTGCAGATCTATGGCCAGGGCGAAACGCCGATGACGGGCACGGCGCTGTCGCGCGCGGTGCTGGCCGACGCGGCGCACCCGCGGCACGCCGAGCGCATCGCCTCGGTGGGCGTGGCGCAGACGCCGGTGCGCGTGCGCGTGGCCGGCCCCGACGGCGAGCCGCTGCCGCCCGGCGAGATCGGCGAGGTGCTGGTGCAGGGCGACACCGTGATGGCGGGCTACTGGCGCAACCCCGAGGCCACGGCCGCGGCGTTGCGCGGCGGCTGGCTCTGGACCGGCGACCTCGGCGCGCTCGACGCCGACGGCTTCCTCACGCTCAAGGACCGCAGCAAGGACCTGATCATCAGCGGCGGCTCCAACATCTACCCGCGCGAGGTGGAAGAGGTGCTGCTCACCGCGCCCGGCGTGGCCGAGGTGGCGGTGGTGGGTGCGCCCGACGCCGAGTGGGGCGAGTCGGTGGTGGCCTTCGTGGTGCCTCAGGCCTCAGCGGCGGTGGGTGCGGCCGTGGATGCGGCCGCGCTGGACGCGCACTGCCTCGCGCACATCGCGCGCTTCAAGCGGCCCAAGCGCTACGTGTTCCTGCCGGCCCTGCCCAAGAACCACTACGGCAAGGTGCTCAAGACCGAACTGCGCGCACGCGCCGCCTCGGACTGA
- a CDS encoding alpha-hydroxy acid oxidase, whose amino-acid sequence MTVITTIEDLRVLAQKRVPRMFYDYADSGSWTEGTYRANESDFQKIKLRQRVAVNMENRSTRTTMVGVDTAMPLAIAPTGLTGMQHADGEILAARAARKFGIPFTLSTMSICSIEDVAQHAGEGFWFQLYVMRDRAFIERLIDRAKAANCGALVLTLDLQILGQRHKDLKNGLSAPPKLTLANLINIASKPRWALGMLGTKRRQFGNIVGHVQGVTDMANLGAWTAQQFDPKLNWGDVAWIKERWGGKLILKGIQDVEDARMAVASGADALIVSNHGGRQLDGAQSSIEALPAVVAEVGSKIEVHMDGGVRSGQDVLKARALGARGCYIGRAFLYGLGAMGEAGVSKALEIIHKELDLTMAFCGHTNIETVDKSILLPGTFPTA is encoded by the coding sequence ATGACCGTGATCACCACCATCGAAGACCTGCGCGTGCTGGCGCAAAAGCGCGTGCCGCGCATGTTCTACGACTACGCCGATTCGGGCTCGTGGACCGAAGGCACCTACCGCGCCAACGAGTCCGACTTCCAGAAGATCAAGCTGCGCCAGCGCGTGGCCGTGAACATGGAGAACCGCAGCACGCGTACCACGATGGTGGGCGTGGACACGGCCATGCCGCTGGCGATCGCGCCCACCGGCCTCACGGGCATGCAACACGCCGACGGCGAGATCCTCGCGGCGCGCGCGGCCCGCAAGTTCGGCATCCCGTTCACGCTCTCCACCATGAGCATCTGCTCGATCGAAGACGTGGCGCAGCATGCCGGCGAGGGCTTCTGGTTCCAGCTCTACGTGATGCGCGACCGCGCCTTCATCGAGCGCCTGATCGACCGCGCCAAGGCCGCGAACTGCGGCGCGCTGGTGCTCACGCTGGACCTGCAGATCCTGGGCCAGCGCCACAAGGACCTCAAGAACGGCTTGTCGGCGCCGCCCAAGCTCACGCTGGCCAACCTGATCAACATCGCGAGCAAACCGCGCTGGGCGCTGGGCATGCTGGGCACGAAGCGGCGCCAGTTCGGCAACATCGTGGGCCACGTGCAGGGCGTGACCGACATGGCCAACCTCGGCGCCTGGACCGCGCAGCAGTTCGACCCCAAGCTCAACTGGGGCGACGTGGCGTGGATCAAGGAGCGCTGGGGCGGCAAGCTGATCCTCAAGGGCATCCAGGACGTGGAAGACGCCCGCATGGCCGTGGCCAGCGGCGCCGACGCGCTGATCGTGAGCAACCACGGCGGCCGCCAGCTCGACGGCGCGCAGAGCAGCATCGAGGCGCTGCCCGCGGTCGTGGCCGAGGTGGGCTCGAAGATCGAGGTGCACATGGACGGCGGCGTGCGCAGCGGCCAGGACGTGCTCAAGGCGCGCGCGCTGGGCGCACGCGGCTGCTACATCGGCCGCGCCTTCCTCTACGGCCTGGGCGCCATGGGCGAGGCGGGCGTGAGCAAGGCGCTCGAGATCATCCACAAGGAACTCGACCTCACCATGGCCTTCTGCGGCCACACCAACATCGAGACGGTGGACAAGTCCATCCTGCTGCCGGGGACGTTTCCGACGGCGTGA
- a CDS encoding SIMPL domain-containing protein produces the protein MTHPLTRLLAAALVGAGVALAGFTIGQGLERFRLADRSVTVKGLAEKDVESDFAIWMLTFRRGGNAFGEVQKALAGDRDAVVAFLKARGFKDDEIEVRPLAVQDLFAREYGGGQQPLRFNGTGQVLVKSARVTEVQAASLAVDPLIQAGVQISGEGQTGPAYQLRGFNDVKAPLLSEATRNAREQAEKFAAEAGAQLGPLKVANQGVISISGADGNEHDSNGSRVKRLRVVSTFVYELR, from the coding sequence ATGACCCATCCCCTCACCCGATTGCTCGCGGCGGCCCTGGTGGGCGCCGGCGTGGCGCTGGCCGGCTTCACCATCGGCCAGGGCCTGGAGCGTTTCCGGCTCGCCGACCGCAGCGTGACCGTCAAAGGCCTGGCCGAGAAGGACGTGGAGAGCGACTTCGCGATCTGGATGCTCACGTTTCGCCGCGGCGGCAATGCCTTCGGCGAAGTGCAGAAGGCGCTGGCCGGCGACCGCGATGCGGTGGTGGCCTTTCTCAAGGCGCGCGGCTTCAAGGACGACGAGATCGAGGTGCGCCCGCTGGCCGTGCAGGACCTGTTCGCGCGCGAGTACGGCGGTGGCCAGCAGCCGCTGCGCTTCAACGGCACGGGGCAGGTGCTGGTGAAGTCGGCGCGGGTGACCGAGGTGCAGGCCGCGTCGCTCGCGGTCGATCCGCTGATCCAGGCCGGCGTGCAGATCAGCGGCGAGGGACAGACCGGCCCGGCCTACCAGTTGCGCGGCTTCAACGACGTGAAGGCCCCGCTGCTCAGCGAGGCGACGCGCAACGCGCGCGAGCAGGCCGAGAAGTTCGCGGCCGAGGCGGGGGCGCAGCTGGGGCCCTTGAAGGTGGCCAATCAGGGCGTGATCAGCATCAGCGGCGCCGACGGCAACGAGCACGACAGCAACGGCTCGCGCGTGAAGCGGCTGCGCGTGGTGAGCACGTTCGTGTACGAATTGCGCTAA
- a CDS encoding Y-family DNA polymerase — MDAFFASVELLRYPQLKGLPLVIGGGRRRETEMFERLRAAYPETDWGPDSLDRIPVDFFPLLRDYVGRGVATTATYAARQFGVGSAMGLMKAARLCPQAILLPVDFDEVRRLSRTFKRVITEIAPVMEDRGVDEVYIDFTEVPGGQREGGRVLARLIQKSIFEATGLTCSIGVAPNKLLAKMASEFNKPNGISIVTPDDLERLIWPLPCRKINGVGPKADARLQSHGIHTIGELAARERDWLVAHFGKSYGAWLHEAAWGRDERPVVTESEPVGLSRETTFERDLHAVHDRAELGAILTRLCEQVAADLQRKGYLARTIGVKLTYVGFSKVTRDLTLDAPTNDAAAIRRAAGLCLKRVDLTRRFRLLGVKSSKLVKPGTAEAARGDQNGPLPKPRDKAHRDERTDLLFPELD, encoded by the coding sequence ATGGACGCCTTCTTCGCGTCCGTGGAGCTGCTGCGCTACCCGCAGCTCAAGGGCCTGCCGCTGGTGATCGGCGGCGGCCGCCGGCGCGAGACCGAGATGTTCGAGCGCCTGCGCGCGGCCTACCCCGAGACCGACTGGGGCCCCGATTCGCTCGACCGCATCCCGGTCGACTTCTTTCCCCTGCTGCGCGACTACGTGGGCCGCGGCGTGGCCACCACGGCCACCTACGCGGCGCGCCAGTTCGGCGTGGGCTCGGCCATGGGCCTGATGAAGGCCGCCAGGCTCTGCCCGCAGGCCATCCTGCTGCCGGTGGATTTCGACGAGGTGCGCCGGCTCTCGCGCACCTTCAAGCGCGTCATCACCGAGATCGCGCCGGTGATGGAGGACCGCGGCGTGGACGAGGTCTACATCGACTTCACCGAGGTGCCCGGCGGCCAGCGCGAGGGCGGGCGTGTGCTCGCGCGCTTGATCCAGAAGAGCATCTTCGAGGCCACCGGCCTCACCTGCTCGATCGGCGTGGCGCCCAACAAACTGCTCGCCAAGATGGCGAGCGAGTTCAACAAGCCCAACGGCATCAGCATCGTCACGCCCGACGACCTCGAGCGCCTGATCTGGCCACTGCCCTGCCGCAAGATCAATGGCGTGGGGCCCAAGGCCGACGCCCGGCTGCAGTCGCACGGCATCCACACCATCGGCGAGCTCGCGGCGCGCGAGCGCGACTGGCTGGTGGCCCACTTCGGCAAGAGCTACGGCGCCTGGCTGCACGAGGCGGCCTGGGGCCGCGACGAGCGGCCCGTGGTGACCGAGAGCGAGCCCGTGGGCCTGAGCCGCGAGACCACCTTCGAGCGCGACCTGCACGCGGTGCACGACCGTGCCGAGCTCGGCGCCATCCTCACGCGGCTGTGCGAGCAGGTGGCGGCCGACCTGCAGCGCAAGGGCTACCTCGCGCGCACCATCGGCGTGAAGCTCACCTATGTGGGCTTCAGCAAGGTCACGCGCGACCTCACGCTGGACGCGCCCACCAACGACGCCGCCGCCATCCGCCGCGCCGCCGGCCTGTGCCTCAAGCGCGTGGACCTGACGCGCCGCTTCCGCCTGCTGGGCGTGAAGTCGAGCAAGCTCGTCAAACCCGGGACAGCCGAGGCCGCGCGCGGCGACCAGAATGGCCCGCTTCCCAAGCCCCGAGACAAGGCCCACCGCGATGAACGCACCGACCTGCTTTTCCCTGAGCTGGACTGA
- a CDS encoding enoyl-CoA hydratase-related protein, translating to MNAPTCFSLSWTEDHVAHLALNRPDTLNTMHPTFWRELDALLRGIHDEGRARALVISSTGKHFSAGMALETFGGAITMDDQSPEGRAAVFDLLTDMQATFTRLETLRVPVIFAIQGGCVGGAVDLVTAGCLRYASADAFFCIQEINIGMVADVGTLQRLPKLIPLGVVKELAYTGRRLGAQRALAVGLVNEVFDSHAATVDAALKCAREIAAKPPVAIWGTKQAVNYARDHSVDDSLRQMGWLQGAIWSNAHVREAIAAAQDRRPGRFTPLAPLQSFMDAGQG from the coding sequence ATGAACGCACCGACCTGCTTTTCCCTGAGCTGGACTGAAGACCACGTGGCGCACCTGGCGCTGAACCGGCCCGACACGCTCAACACCATGCACCCCACGTTCTGGCGCGAGCTTGACGCGCTGCTGCGGGGCATCCACGACGAGGGGCGGGCGCGCGCGCTCGTGATCAGCAGCACGGGCAAGCACTTCAGCGCCGGCATGGCGCTCGAGACCTTCGGCGGCGCCATCACCATGGACGACCAGAGCCCGGAGGGCCGCGCCGCGGTGTTCGACCTGCTCACCGACATGCAGGCCACCTTCACACGCCTCGAAACCCTGCGCGTGCCGGTGATCTTCGCGATCCAGGGCGGCTGCGTCGGCGGCGCGGTCGACCTCGTCACCGCGGGCTGCCTCCGCTACGCCTCGGCCGACGCCTTCTTCTGTATCCAGGAAATCAACATCGGCATGGTGGCCGACGTGGGCACGCTGCAGCGGCTGCCCAAGCTGATCCCGCTCGGCGTGGTGAAAGAGCTCGCCTACACCGGCCGGCGGCTGGGCGCACAGCGCGCGCTCGCCGTGGGCCTGGTCAACGAGGTGTTCGACAGCCACGCCGCCACCGTCGACGCCGCGCTGAAGTGCGCGCGCGAGATCGCGGCCAAGCCGCCCGTGGCCATCTGGGGCACCAAGCAGGCCGTGAACTACGCGCGCGACCACTCGGTCGACGACAGCCTGCGCCAGATGGGCTGGCTGCAAGGCGCGATCTGGAGCAACGCGCACGTGCGCGAGGCCATCGCCGCGGCCCAGGACCGCCGCCCCGGCCGGTTCACGCCGCTCGCGCCGCTGCAGTCCTTCATGGACGCCGGTCAGGGCTGA
- a CDS encoding histone deacetylase family protein has translation MLTLINPHHAEHAGRQEMFRGRLVDCHEVPDRLHFVRDELQRRAIGPQRPPEVGDAVLDAALARVHEPRYLHFLANAWDDWVALDPANAQRDALPSVWPLPQAHAFRHDRSPLNAAARLGLFAFDSGTPLMAGTWRAARAGAACALAAAHAVLAGERSAFALTRPPGHHAGPGFYGGYCFLNNAAIAAQALRDGGHARVAVLDVDYHHGNGTQTIFYERADVLTLSLHGDPHTEYPFFLGHADETGAGAGEGFNRNWPLPRGTGTAAWRAALDEALQAVAGFGATALVVPLGLDTYEGDPISGFKLRSGDYPAIGAALAALGLPTVFTFEGGYAVAEVGVNAANLLEGFERAA, from the coding sequence ATGCTGACCCTCATCAACCCCCACCACGCCGAACACGCGGGCCGCCAGGAAATGTTCCGTGGCCGCCTCGTGGACTGCCACGAAGTGCCCGACCGCCTGCACTTCGTGCGCGACGAACTCCAGCGCCGCGCAATCGGCCCGCAACGCCCGCCCGAGGTCGGCGACGCCGTGCTCGACGCGGCCCTGGCCCGCGTGCACGAGCCGCGCTACCTGCACTTCCTCGCGAACGCCTGGGACGACTGGGTCGCGCTGGACCCCGCCAACGCGCAGCGCGACGCCCTGCCCTCGGTCTGGCCGCTGCCCCAGGCCCACGCCTTCCGCCACGACCGCTCGCCGCTCAATGCCGCGGCGCGGCTGGGCCTGTTCGCCTTCGACTCGGGCACCCCGCTCATGGCCGGCACCTGGCGCGCCGCGCGCGCGGGCGCGGCCTGCGCGCTGGCCGCGGCCCACGCCGTGCTGGCCGGCGAGCGCAGCGCCTTCGCGCTCACGCGGCCGCCGGGGCACCACGCGGGCCCGGGCTTCTATGGCGGCTACTGCTTCCTCAACAACGCGGCCATCGCGGCCCAGGCGCTGCGCGACGGCGGCCATGCACGCGTGGCCGTGCTCGACGTGGACTACCACCACGGCAACGGCACACAAACCATCTTCTACGAGCGCGCCGACGTGCTCACGCTCTCGCTGCACGGCGACCCGCACACCGAGTACCCGTTCTTCCTCGGCCATGCCGACGAAACCGGCGCGGGCGCGGGCGAAGGCTTCAACCGCAACTGGCCGCTGCCCCGCGGCACCGGCACCGCGGCCTGGCGCGCGGCGCTCGACGAGGCCCTGCAGGCCGTGGCCGGCTTCGGCGCCACCGCGCTGGTGGTGCCGCTGGGCCTGGACACCTACGAAGGCGATCCGATCTCGGGCTTCAAGCTGCGCTCGGGCGACTACCCGGCGATCGGCGCGGCGCTGGCCGCGCTCGGCCTGCCCACTGTGTTCACCTTCGAAGGCGGCTACGCGGTGGCCGAGGTGGGCGTGAACGCCGCCAACCTGCTCGAAGGCTTCGAACGCGCGGCCTGA